From Nomascus leucogenys isolate Asia chromosome 15, Asia_NLE_v1, whole genome shotgun sequence, a single genomic window includes:
- the LOC115838642 gene encoding uncharacterized protein LOC115838642, whose product MGMGDWPRRSAGCEPAGERGSSQGRKGESSQGRREGRKGPKTSPPRGSCRPAREHRSVTRDAAEARREPPKGLSWGNSHRCPEEPRTESTLAPAGLHTLRALERGKAVAAGRGRRDERLAGRAGLRSGAAAALPGKAALAAGLSAGEDRLRPALLRRALTAGAAPARPLVHGAPISGRGSHCKEGVASTLAAAETLGPRLAASTKRAGGRSAALPRPRASLGADTPASLKPFF is encoded by the exons ATGGGAATGGGGGACTGGCCACGGCGCTCAGCGG GGTGTGAGCCGGCGGGAGAAAGAGGGAGCAgccaaggaaggaaaggagagagcagccaaggaaggagagaagggcgCAAGGGTCCCAAGACGTCTCCACCCAGAGGCAGCTGCCGCCCTGCTCGCGAGCACCGCAGTGTCACCCGCGACGCAGCAGAGGCTCGGCGAGAACCCCCGAAAGGTCTCTCTTGGGGTAACAGTCACCGCTGCCCAGAAGAACCCCGGACTGAGAGCACCTTAGCGCCTGCGGGTCTGCACACGCTCCGTGCGCTAGAGCGCGGCAAGGCTGTGGCCGCGGGGCGCGGGCGCCGGGACGAGCGGCTGGCGGGCCGGGCAGGGCTGCGCTCGGGAGCGGCCGCCGCGCTTCCCGGGAAGGCTGCGCTGGCTGCGGGGCTCAGCGCAGGGGAGGACAGGCTGCGGCCGGCGCTGCTGCGGCGCGCGCTGACAGCCGGGGCCGCCCCGGCGCGCCCATTGGTCCACGGTGCGCCAATCAGCGGCCGCGGGTCTCACTGCAAAGAGGGCGTGGCCTCAACTCTGGCCGCCGCGGAAACTCTGGGGCCGCGCTTGGCCGCGAGTACAAAGCGGGCTGGTGGCCGCTCTGCGGCACTGCCCCGGCCGCGCGCCTCCCTAGGGGCCGACACCCCCGCGTCCCTGAAacccttcttttga